The Meriones unguiculatus strain TT.TT164.6M chromosome 1, Bangor_MerUng_6.1, whole genome shotgun sequence genome has a segment encoding these proteins:
- the LOC132653692 gene encoding lysine-specific demethylase 4D-like — protein sequence MTSEQADAKSPGCGIMTFCPSMEEFSDFNKYIAYMESQGAHRAGVAKVIPPKEWRARQSYEDVTDLLIGTPLQQVVSGKAGVFTQYHRKKKAMTVGQYRELAHSPRHATPRHLSFDDLERTYWKSRFFGSPIYGADVSGSLFDENTRHWNVGHLGSILDLLRQESGLVIEGVNTPYLYFGMWKTAFAWHTEDMDLYSINYLHFGQPKTWYAVPPEHGQRLELLARDLFPASSRGCQAFLRHKVALISPTVLRENGIPFGRMTQEAGEFMVTFPYGYHAGFNHGFNCAEAINFATPRWIDYGKVASQCSCGGARVSFSMDAFVRILQPERYDLWKRSQDQAVVQHLKPAPCPRQEPTLGPSTLAPGTSTLTPQHPHAGPIRRPVLRVHNSCPYTKVHSQSPGLSTAKLWVPPLLRLGEASPSKLLEPPGSSWIPLTSSIAVDASQPYRSLESTSNVSLPLTTIDLN from the coding sequence ATGACATCTGAGCAGGCTGACGCCAAGAGCCCAGGCTGTGGCATCATGACCTTCTGCCCCAGCATGGAAGAATTTTCCGATTTCAACAAATACATTGCCTACATGGAGTCCCAAGGGGCACACCGAGCCGGCGTGGCCAAGGTCATCCCGCCCAAGGAGTGGAGAGCCAGGCAGTCTTATGAGGATGTCACGGATCTCCTGATAGGCACGCCCCTGCAGCAAGTGGTCTCTGGGAAGGCGGGTGTGTTCACCCAGTACCATAGGAAGAAGAAAGCCATGACGGTCGGGCAGTACCGGGAGCTGGCCCACAGCCCAAGGCACGCGACCCCGCGCCACCTGAGTTTTGACGATCTGGAGAGAACATACTGGAAGAGTCGCTTCTTCGGGTCACCGATCTACGGGGCGGATGTCAGCGGCTCCCTGTTTGATGAGAACACTCGGCACTGGAACGTCGGACACCTGGGGAGCATTCTGGATCTCCTGAGGCAGGAAAGCGGCCTGGTGATCGAGGGCGTCAACACGCCCTACCTGTACTTTGGCATGTGGAAGACCGCGTTTGCGTGGCACACGGAGGACATGGACCTGTACAGCATCAACTACCTGCACTTTGGGCAGCCCAAGACGTGGTATGCTGTGCCCCCTGAGCATGGCCAGCGCCTGGAGCTCCTGGCCAGGGACCTCTTCCCTGCCAGCTCCCGGGGCTGCCAGGCCTTCCTGAGGCACAAGGTGGCGCTCATCTCGCCCACCGTGCTCAGGGAGAATGGCATCCCCTTTGGCCGCATGACCCAGGAGGCTGGCGAGTTCATGGTCACTTTTCCCTATGGCTACCACGCCGGCTTCAACCACGGCTTCAACTGTGCGGAGGCCATCAACTTCGCCACCCCGCGGTGGATCGACTACGGCAAGGTGGCGTCTCAGTGCAGCTGTGGGGGGGCTCGGGTGAGCTTCTCCATGGACGCCTTTGTGCGCATCCTACAGCCAGAGCGGTATGACCTGTGGAAACGGAGCCAAGACCAGGCAGTCGTGCAGCACCTGAAGCCCGCCCCGTGCCCCAGGCAGGAACCGACACTTGGCCCCTCCACGCTGGCTCCGGGCACATCCACTCTCACCCCGCAGCATCCCCACGCGGGACCCATCAGGAGGCCGGTGCTCAGGGTCCACAACAGCTGTCCTTACACAAAGGTGCACTCCCAGTCCCCAGGCCTGTCTACAGCCAAGCTTTGGGTTCCCCCTTTATTGCGCCTGGGAGAAGCGTCTCCAAGCAAGCTTCTGGAGCCTCCAGGATCCTCGTGGATACCGCTGACGTCCTCCATAGCCGTAGATGCTTcccagccttacagaagcttGGAGAGTACCAGTAATGTCTCCCTGCCTCTCACCACGATCGACTTGAACTAG
- the LOC132653679 gene encoding lysine-specific demethylase 4D-like, with amino-acid sequence MTSEQADAKSPGCGIMTFCPSMEEFSDFNKYIAYMESQGAHRAGVAKVIPPKEWRARQSYEDVTDLLIGTPLQQVVSGKAGVFTQYHRKKKAMTVGQYRELAHSPRHATPRHLSFDDLERTYWKSRFFGSPIYGADVSGSLFDENTRHWNVGHLGSILDLLRQESGLVIEGVNTPYLYFGMWKTAFAWHTEDMDLYSINYLHFGQPKTWYAVPPEHGQRLELLARDLFPASSRGCQAFLRHKVALISPTVLRENGIPFGRMTQEAGEFMVTFPYGYHAGFNHGFNCAEAINFATPRWIDYGKVASQCSCGGARVSFSMDAFVRILQPERYDLWKRSQDQAVVQHLKPAPCPRQEPTLGPSTLAPGTSTLTPQHPHAGPIRRPVLRVHNSCPYTKVHSQSPGLSTAKLWVPPLLRLGEASPSKLLEPPGSSWIPLTSSIAVDASQPYRSLESTSNVSLPLTTIDLN; translated from the coding sequence ATGACATCTGAGCAGGCTGACGCCAAGAGCCCAGGCTGTGGCATCATGACCTTCTGCCCCAGCATGGAAGAATTTTCCGATTTCAACAAATACATTGCCTACATGGAGTCCCAAGGGGCACACCGAGCCGGCGTGGCCAAGGTCATCCCGCCCAAGGAGTGGAGAGCCAGGCAGTCTTATGAGGATGTCACGGATCTCCTGATAGGCACGCCCCTGCAGCAAGTGGTCTCTGGGAAGGCGGGTGTGTTCACCCAGTACCATAGGAAGAAGAAAGCCATGACGGTCGGGCAGTACCGGGAGCTGGCCCACAGCCCAAGGCACGCGACCCCGCGCCACCTGAGTTTTGACGATCTGGAGAGAACATACTGGAAGAGTCGCTTCTTCGGGTCACCGATCTACGGGGCGGATGTCAGCGGCTCCCTGTTTGATGAGAACACTCGGCACTGGAACGTCGGACACCTGGGGAGCATTCTGGATCTCCTGAGGCAGGAAAGCGGCCTGGTGATCGAGGGCGTCAACACGCCCTACCTGTACTTTGGCATGTGGAAGACCGCGTTTGCGTGGCACACGGAGGACATGGACCTGTACAGCATCAACTACCTGCACTTTGGGCAGCCCAAGACGTGGTATGCTGTGCCCCCTGAGCATGGCCAGCGCCTGGAGCTCCTGGCCAGGGACCTCTTCCCTGCCAGCTCCCGGGGCTGCCAGGCCTTCCTGAGGCACAAGGTGGCGCTCATCTCGCCCACCGTGCTCAGGGAGAATGGCATCCCCTTTGGCCGCATGACCCAGGAGGCTGGCGAGTTCATGGTCACTTTTCCCTATGGCTACCACGCCGGCTTCAACCACGGCTTCAACTGTGCGGAGGCCATCAACTTCGCCACCCCGCGGTGGATCGACTACGGCAAGGTGGCGTCTCAGTGCAGCTGTGGGGGGGCTCGGGTGAGCTTCTCCATGGACGCCTTTGTGCGCATCCTACAGCCAGAGCGGTATGACCTGTGGAAACGGAGCCAAGACCAGGCAGTCGTGCAGCACCTGAAGCCCGCCCCGTGCCCCAGGCAGGAACCGACACTTGGCCCCTCCACGCTGGCTCCGGGCACATCCACTCTCACCCCGCAGCATCCCCACGCGGGACCCATCAGGAGGCCGGTGCTCAGGGTCCACAACAGCTGTCCTTACACAAAGGTGCACTCCCAGTCCCCAGGCCTGTCTACAGCCAAGCTTTGGGTTCCCCCTTTACTGCGCCTGGGAGAAGCGTCTCCAAGCAAGCTTCTGGAGCCTCCAGGATCCTCGTGGATACCGCTGACGTCCTCCATAGCCGTAGATGCTTcccagccttacagaagcttGGAGAGTACCAGTAATGTCTCCCTGCCTCTCACCACGATCGACTTGAACTAG